The following are encoded in a window of bacterium SCSIO 12643 genomic DNA:
- a CDS encoding class I SAM-dependent methyltransferase, with amino-acid sequence MRKASKALVVGGGADNTVLELLNQNKVDTVTHVDISKVLSEKSQARIKNIDGSDQVTFLVRSYLEYNSKSKYDAILFPYYLDLFDVGDLKDQIKHTATLLKSNSCVYVIDFSSSQNQSIWMKLKVRILYLFFYPVIRNRNYKIPDFDTSFKEIGFKKEFEECFYGGFYSLKVFTK; translated from the coding sequence ATGCGTAAGGCTTCAAAGGCATTGGTCGTTGGAGGAGGAGCGGATAATACCGTGTTAGAGTTATTAAACCAAAACAAAGTAGATACGGTTACGCATGTAGATATTTCAAAAGTGCTATCAGAAAAGTCGCAAGCAAGAATTAAGAATATTGATGGATCAGATCAGGTAACTTTTTTGGTAAGGTCATATTTAGAATATAATTCAAAATCTAAATATGATGCGATCCTATTCCCATATTATTTGGATTTGTTTGATGTCGGTGATTTGAAAGATCAAATAAAGCACACCGCGACATTATTAAAGTCGAACAGTTGTGTATATGTGATTGATTTTTCATCAAGCCAAAATCAATCGATCTGGATGAAGTTAAAAGTGAGAATTTTATACTTATTCTTTTATCCTGTTATTCGCAATCGAAATTATAAAATACCTGATTTCGATACTTCGTTTAAGGAAATAGGATTTAAAAAAGAATTTGAAGAGTGCTTTTATGGAGGTTTTTACTCGTTAAAAGTATTTACAAAATAG
- the gldA gene encoding gliding motility-associated ABC transporter ATP-binding subunit GldA, whose amino-acid sequence MSISVKNITKIYGAQKALNNVSFEIQPGEIVGFLGPNGAGKSTMMKIITGYLPQTSGEVSVIGMHIDDNALELKKQIGYLPEHNPLYLEMYVWEFLEFTANVTQVQNKKERIAEVIKLVGLEKEQNKLIESLSKGYRQRVGLAHAILHDPQVLILDEPTTGLDPNQIVEIRNLIREIGKEKTVMLSTHIMQEVEAICSRVIIINEGQIVADKPIENINEVSEGFRIIKVQFEGEVSEVVFHSIKNIVNIQLVGESTFELKTKSSVDIRPDIFSLAVKKDLKVLELSLVEKQLEQVFHDLTEKKKK is encoded by the coding sequence ATGTCAATTTCAGTAAAAAATATCACTAAAATATATGGTGCGCAAAAAGCACTGAATAATGTTTCTTTCGAAATCCAACCTGGAGAAATTGTTGGTTTTTTAGGCCCGAATGGAGCAGGAAAATCTACGATGATGAAGATCATTACGGGATATTTGCCACAAACTTCGGGAGAAGTAAGTGTGATCGGCATGCATATAGACGATAATGCGCTGGAATTAAAAAAGCAGATTGGCTATTTACCCGAACACAATCCACTGTACCTGGAAATGTACGTTTGGGAATTTTTAGAGTTTACAGCGAATGTGACTCAAGTACAGAATAAGAAAGAAAGAATTGCGGAAGTGATCAAATTGGTAGGCCTGGAAAAAGAACAAAATAAGCTGATCGAAAGCTTATCAAAAGGATACCGTCAAAGAGTTGGATTAGCACATGCTATTTTGCATGATCCTCAGGTGCTTATATTGGATGAGCCTACTACAGGTTTAGATCCAAATCAGATTGTAGAAATTCGTAATTTGATTCGTGAGATTGGTAAAGAAAAAACAGTGATGCTTTCTACGCATATTATGCAGGAAGTTGAGGCGATTTGTAGCCGTGTGATCATTATCAACGAGGGACAAATTGTAGCAGATAAACCTATTGAAAATATCAATGAGGTGTCTGAAGGTTTCCGTATTATTAAAGTGCAATTTGAAGGTGAAGTATCAGAAGTTGTATTCCATAGCATTAAGAATATTGTAAATATTCAATTGGTAGGAGAAAGTACTTTTGAGTTAAAAACAAAGTCATCGGTTGATATCCGTCCTGATATATTTTCACTAGCGGTCAAGAAAGATTTAAAAGTTCTGGAACTCTCTTTAGTTGAGAAGCAGCTGGAGCAGGTTTTCCATGATTTGACGGAAAAAAAGAAGAAATAA
- the gcvP gene encoding aminomethyl-transferring glycine dehydrogenase — MEYRNFTRRHIGVNDHFERQMLDYLGYQNIDDLIEDTIPSNIRLDKSISIGEGMSEMEYGKHITALANKNKQFRSYIGMGYYNTNTPPVIFRNVFQNPGWYTAYTPYQAEISQGRLEALLNFQTMIVDLTGLPLANASLLDEATAAAETMLMFYHLRSRKQVKANVNKFFIDENVFPQTIDVIKSHANALEIELIFGDYQEFAGDEMFFGALVQYPSSTGNINDYKAFGKAMNEAGIKLGVVSDLMALSMLEEPGSWGADCVVGNSQRMGVPMGYGGPHAAFFATREEYKRSIPGRIIGVSQDAAGNPAYRMSLQTREQHIKREKATSNICTAQALLAVMAGFYAVYHGPDGIKSIASQIHGKAVLLHEGIKKAGYQPINDTYFDTISFAASNAQIEEIRNKAVALEINLRYFEGGFGLSTDETVTLNDINDILSIFGGDAVSGSFDRSTIPADLERKSEFLTNGVFRMYHSETEMMRYLKKLENRDLSLTHSMISLGSCTMKLNAASQMLPIGHPGFMNIHPFVPMDQAQGYKELIDELNKDLSEITGFKQMSFEPNSGAQGEYTGLKVIQAYHQHHGNAHRRVCLIPSSAHGTNPASAVMAGMEVKIVKSLENGNIDVDDLREKAEQYKENLSALMITYPSTHGVFEASVTEIMDIIHENGGLVYMDGANMNAQVGLTSPGKIGADVCHLNLHKTFAIPHGGGGPGMGPIGVNEKLVPFLPNHTMTEVGGEHGIHAVSSAPFGSALVLPISYGYIKMLGTEGLTKSTEIAILNANYMHKRLTEAGFDILFSGENGNVAHEMIVDFRKYKAGGIEVVDVAKRLMDYGFHAPTVSFPVGGTLMIEPTESESKAELDRFLDALIQIKSEIEAVVDGKVDKEDNVMKNAPHTSRMVAYEDWNQSYTRKEAAYPIDYLLDAKFWPYVRRIDDAYGDRNLVCSCLPVSAYE; from the coding sequence ATGGAGTACAGGAATTTTACTAGACGTCATATTGGTGTTAATGACCACTTTGAACGTCAAATGTTGGATTATTTAGGGTATCAAAATATTGATGACTTAATTGAAGATACAATTCCATCAAATATTAGGTTGGATAAGTCCATTTCAATTGGTGAAGGAATGAGTGAAATGGAATATGGAAAACACATCACTGCATTAGCGAATAAGAATAAGCAGTTTAGATCTTATATTGGAATGGGGTATTACAACACGAATACACCTCCGGTAATCTTTAGGAATGTGTTCCAAAACCCAGGTTGGTATACGGCTTATACTCCTTATCAGGCGGAGATTTCTCAAGGGAGATTAGAAGCATTGTTGAATTTCCAAACAATGATTGTTGACCTTACAGGGTTGCCATTGGCAAATGCCTCTCTTTTAGATGAAGCAACTGCAGCAGCAGAAACAATGTTGATGTTCTATCACTTACGCTCTAGAAAGCAAGTAAAAGCCAATGTGAACAAATTCTTTATTGATGAGAATGTTTTCCCTCAAACTATTGATGTGATTAAATCTCATGCAAATGCTTTAGAAATAGAGTTAATATTCGGTGACTATCAAGAATTTGCTGGGGACGAGATGTTCTTTGGAGCATTGGTACAATATCCGTCTTCTACTGGAAATATCAACGATTATAAAGCTTTCGGAAAAGCTATGAATGAAGCAGGAATTAAATTAGGAGTTGTTTCTGATTTAATGGCTTTATCTATGTTGGAAGAACCAGGAAGTTGGGGTGCTGATTGTGTAGTAGGAAACTCTCAACGTATGGGTGTGCCAATGGGTTATGGTGGACCTCATGCAGCATTTTTTGCTACTCGTGAAGAATATAAGCGTAGTATTCCTGGTCGTATTATTGGAGTATCTCAAGATGCAGCAGGTAATCCGGCTTACAGAATGTCGTTACAGACACGTGAACAACATATTAAAAGAGAAAAAGCAACTTCTAACATTTGTACTGCGCAAGCATTATTGGCTGTGATGGCTGGTTTTTATGCAGTATATCATGGGCCAGATGGAATTAAATCTATTGCATCACAAATTCATGGTAAAGCAGTATTGTTACATGAGGGGATCAAAAAAGCAGGGTATCAACCTATAAATGATACTTATTTTGATACAATTTCATTTGCGGCTTCAAATGCGCAAATTGAAGAAATCAGAAACAAAGCAGTTGCATTAGAGATCAACTTAAGATATTTCGAAGGTGGATTTGGTTTGAGTACCGATGAAACTGTGACATTGAATGATATCAATGATATCCTATCCATTTTTGGTGGGGACGCAGTTTCAGGATCTTTCGATAGATCAACAATACCTGCGGATTTGGAAAGAAAATCTGAATTCCTAACAAATGGTGTTTTCAGAATGTATCATTCAGAAACTGAAATGATGCGTTATTTGAAAAAATTAGAGAATAGAGATTTATCTCTGACACATTCTATGATTTCGTTGGGCTCATGTACTATGAAATTGAATGCTGCAAGTCAGATGTTACCGATTGGTCATCCAGGGTTTATGAACATTCACCCATTTGTGCCAATGGATCAGGCGCAGGGATATAAAGAGTTAATCGATGAATTAAATAAAGATTTATCTGAAATTACCGGGTTTAAGCAAATGAGTTTTGAACCTAATTCTGGTGCGCAAGGTGAGTATACCGGATTAAAAGTAATTCAGGCATATCATCAACACCATGGAAATGCACATAGACGTGTATGTTTAATTCCAAGTTCTGCTCACGGAACAAATCCAGCTTCAGCTGTGATGGCGGGAATGGAAGTGAAGATTGTAAAGAGTTTGGAAAATGGAAATATCGATGTAGACGATTTAAGAGAAAAAGCAGAACAGTATAAAGAAAATCTATCTGCGTTGATGATCACTTATCCATCTACTCATGGAGTATTTGAAGCAAGTGTGACCGAAATTATGGATATCATCCACGAAAATGGAGGTTTAGTATATATGGACGGTGCAAATATGAATGCACAGGTAGGTTTGACTTCTCCAGGAAAAATTGGTGCAGATGTATGTCACCTAAATTTACATAAAACGTTTGCGATTCCTCATGGAGGAGGAGGTCCTGGTATGGGGCCAATCGGTGTGAACGAAAAATTAGTGCCATTCTTACCAAATCATACAATGACTGAAGTAGGAGGGGAACATGGAATTCACGCGGTAAGTTCAGCGCCATTTGGAAGTGCTTTGGTATTACCAATTTCTTATGGGTATATCAAGATGCTTGGAACAGAAGGTTTAACAAAATCTACGGAAATTGCTATCTTGAATGCGAATTATATGCATAAAAGATTGACTGAGGCAGGATTCGATATTCTTTTCTCAGGCGAGAATGGTAATGTAGCGCACGAGATGATTGTTGACTTTAGAAAATACAAAGCTGGCGGAATTGAGGTTGTTGACGTAGCGAAACGATTAATGGATTATGGATTCCATGCGCCAACAGTATCGTTCCCGGTTGGAGGAACATTAATGATCGAGCCAACAGAAAGTGAATCTAAGGCGGAGTTAGACCGTTTCCTGGATGCGTTGATTCAAATCAAATCTGAAATTGAAGCTGTTGTAGACGGAAAAGTGGATAAAGAAGATAATGTGATGAAAAATGCGCCACATACTTCTAGAATGGTAGCTTACGAAGATTGGAATCAATCTTATACACGTAAAGAAGCTGCTTATCCAATAGATTATTTATTGGATGCTAAATTCTGGCCATATGTAAGAAGAATTGACGATGCATATGGAGACCGAAACTTGGTATGTAGTTGTCTTCCGGTATCGGCTTACGAATAA